A single region of the Ancylobacter novellus DSM 506 genome encodes:
- the guaB gene encoding IMP dehydrogenase: protein MSLYDGLAREALTFDDVLLKPGLSDVMPGEVDIRSRVTRSISLNIPILSSAMDTVTEWRLAIAMAQAGGLGVIHRNLDPEVQAEHVRMVKKYESGMVVNPVTIHPDQTLADALALMKNHSISGIPVVERGPNGRGGKLVGILTNRDVRFATNPAQPVSELMTKERLITVREGVEQAEAKRLLHQYRIEKLLVVDDEGRCVGLITVKDMEKAVTNPNAAKDEQGRLRVGAATSVGDDGFRRAELLVDAGVDLVVVDTAHGHSRKVLDQVSRIKHLSNKVQILAGNIATGEGAQALIDAGADAVKVGIGPGSICTTRIVAGVGVPQLTAILDAVEVAKKNDTPVIADGGIKFSGDLAKALAAGADCAMIGSLLAGTDESPGEVYLYQGRSYKSYRGMGSVGAMARGSADRYFQAEVKDTLKLVPEGIEGQVAYKGPVGGVLHQLSGGLRAAMGYVGGATLEDFREKAQFVRISGASLRESHVHDVTITRESPNYPGSV from the coding sequence ATGTCGCTCTATGACGGCCTCGCGCGGGAAGCGCTCACCTTCGACGACGTGCTCCTCAAGCCGGGCCTCTCGGATGTCATGCCGGGCGAGGTCGACATACGCTCGCGCGTCACGCGCTCCATCTCGCTCAACATCCCGATCCTCTCCTCGGCGATGGACACGGTGACCGAATGGCGGCTCGCCATCGCCATGGCGCAGGCCGGCGGCCTCGGCGTCATCCACCGCAACCTCGATCCCGAGGTACAGGCCGAGCATGTGCGGATGGTCAAGAAGTACGAGAGCGGCATGGTGGTGAACCCGGTCACCATCCATCCCGACCAGACGCTGGCCGACGCGCTGGCGCTGATGAAGAACCACAGCATCTCCGGCATCCCGGTGGTGGAGCGCGGCCCGAACGGGCGCGGCGGCAAGCTTGTTGGCATCCTCACCAACCGCGATGTGCGCTTCGCCACCAACCCGGCCCAGCCTGTCTCCGAGCTGATGACCAAGGAGCGGCTGATCACCGTCCGCGAGGGCGTGGAGCAGGCCGAGGCCAAGCGGCTGCTGCACCAATACCGGATCGAGAAGCTGCTGGTGGTCGACGATGAGGGCCGCTGCGTCGGCCTCATCACTGTCAAGGACATGGAGAAGGCGGTCACCAACCCGAACGCCGCCAAGGACGAGCAGGGCCGCCTGCGCGTCGGCGCGGCGACCAGCGTTGGCGATGACGGCTTCCGCCGCGCCGAGTTGCTGGTGGATGCGGGTGTCGACCTCGTGGTGGTGGATACCGCGCATGGCCATTCGCGCAAGGTTCTGGATCAGGTCAGCCGCATCAAGCACCTGTCCAACAAGGTGCAGATCCTCGCCGGCAATATCGCTACCGGCGAGGGCGCGCAGGCGCTGATCGATGCCGGCGCGGACGCGGTGAAGGTCGGCATCGGTCCGGGCTCGATCTGCACCACCCGCATCGTCGCCGGCGTCGGCGTGCCCCAGCTCACCGCCATCCTCGACGCCGTCGAAGTGGCGAAGAAGAACGACACGCCGGTGATCGCCGATGGCGGCATCAAGTTCTCGGGCGACCTCGCCAAGGCGCTGGCAGCCGGCGCCGACTGCGCCATGATCGGTTCGCTGCTCGCCGGCACCGACGAGAGCCCGGGCGAGGTCTATCTCTACCAGGGCCGCTCCTATAAGTCGTATCGCGGCATGGGCTCGGTGGGCGCCATGGCGCGCGGCTCGGCCGACCGCTACTTCCAGGCCGAGGTGAAGGACACGCTGAAGCTGGTGCCGGAAGGCATCGAGGGTCAGGTGGCCTATAAGGGCCCGGTCGGCGGCGTGCTGCACCAGCTCTCCGGCGGCCTGCGCGCCGCCATGGGCTATGTCGGCGGCGCGACGCTGGAGGATTTCCGCGAGAAGGCGCAGTTCGTGCGCATCTCCGGCGCCTCGCTGCGCGAGAGCCACGTCCACGACGTGACCATCACCCGCGAGAGCCCGAACTATCCGGGCAGCGTTTGA
- a CDS encoding MAPEG family protein, which yields MSVTAILLPVFVQVALTFAVLFRLGFMRARAIRAGRVQRERVAIDDTAWPLYVRKAGNCLRNQFELPVLFYAVVGFALVTRQADLPFVVLSWLFVLSRIVHAGVHVTFNDVAWRFGAFAFGALVLLALWILFALGILLSPVLP from the coding sequence GTGAGCGTCACCGCGATATTGCTGCCGGTCTTCGTGCAGGTGGCGCTTACCTTCGCGGTGCTGTTCCGGCTCGGCTTCATGCGGGCGCGGGCGATCCGCGCGGGCCGGGTGCAGCGCGAGCGGGTGGCGATCGACGACACGGCCTGGCCGCTTTATGTGCGCAAGGCCGGCAACTGCCTGCGCAACCAGTTCGAACTGCCGGTGCTGTTCTATGCGGTGGTCGGCTTCGCGCTGGTGACGCGGCAGGCGGACCTACCCTTCGTGGTGTTGTCCTGGCTGTTCGTGCTGAGCCGCATCGTCCATGCCGGCGTGCATGTGACCTTCAACGACGTGGCGTGGCGCTTCGGCGCCTTCGCCTTCGGGGCGCTGGTGCTGCTGGCGCTGTGGATATTGTTCGCACTGGGGATCCTGTTGTCGCCGGTGCTGCCGTGA
- a CDS encoding RsmB/NOP family class I SAM-dependent RNA methyltransferase — protein sequence MTPAARLSAAIEVIGTILSDRRPAADVLKDWGRSHRFAGSGDRAALSSLVYDVLRRRASSAFIMGEETPRALALGMLRLGRGLDVEAVAALCDGSRFAPAPLSGAETARLTSATLDDAPAHVRGDYPEWLDASLAAVFGEERAAEGAALAERAPLDLRVNSLKGAVDKAEQQLAHLNPVPGQWSPLALRIALEADGKAPPLTAEPAYLKGLVEIQDEGSQIAAILAAPPRGGQVLDLCAGGGGKTLELAALMDGAGQLYAYDDDLRRLAPIHERVQRAGAHNVQVRSPRGKADVLADLEGRMDLVLVDAPCTGTGTWRRNPDAKWRMRPGALAERIKEQAEILDNAARFVKPGGRLAYITCSLLDEENVAQVRAFTGRHPAFRALPPADTVLALGERGIALREAAIDRPEGLLLTPRRTRTDGFFVAVMVRAAAAR from the coding sequence ATGACGCCGGCCGCCAGGCTTTCCGCCGCCATCGAGGTGATCGGCACCATTCTGTCCGATCGCCGCCCGGCCGCCGACGTGCTGAAGGACTGGGGCCGCTCGCACCGCTTCGCCGGCTCCGGCGACCGCGCGGCGCTATCCTCCCTCGTCTACGACGTGCTGCGCCGGCGCGCTTCCTCCGCCTTTATCATGGGGGAGGAGACGCCCCGCGCGCTCGCGCTGGGCATGCTGCGGCTCGGCCGCGGGCTCGACGTCGAGGCCGTCGCCGCGCTGTGTGACGGCTCCCGTTTCGCCCCGGCGCCGCTGAGCGGGGCCGAGACGGCACGGCTGACCAGTGCGACGCTCGACGACGCGCCCGCTCACGTGCGCGGCGACTATCCCGAATGGCTCGACGCCTCGCTCGCCGCCGTGTTTGGCGAGGAGCGCGCGGCCGAGGGCGCGGCGCTGGCTGAGCGCGCGCCGCTCGACCTGCGAGTGAATTCGCTCAAAGGCGCCGTCGACAAGGCAGAGCAGCAGCTGGCGCACCTCAACCCGGTGCCCGGCCAATGGTCGCCGCTGGCGCTGCGCATCGCGCTGGAGGCCGACGGCAAGGCGCCGCCGCTCACCGCCGAGCCGGCCTATCTCAAGGGGCTGGTGGAGATCCAGGACGAGGGCTCACAGATCGCCGCCATCCTCGCCGCCCCGCCGCGCGGCGGGCAGGTGCTCGATTTGTGCGCCGGCGGCGGCGGCAAGACGCTGGAACTCGCCGCGCTGATGGACGGCGCCGGCCAGCTCTACGCCTATGACGACGACCTGCGCCGCCTCGCGCCGATCCATGAGCGCGTTCAGCGCGCCGGCGCCCACAACGTCCAGGTCCGCTCGCCCAGGGGCAAGGCTGACGTGCTCGCCGACCTCGAGGGCCGCATGGACCTCGTCCTCGTCGACGCGCCGTGCACCGGCACCGGCACCTGGCGCCGCAATCCCGACGCCAAATGGCGCATGCGCCCCGGCGCGCTGGCCGAGCGCATCAAGGAGCAGGCGGAGATCCTCGACAACGCCGCCCGCTTCGTGAAGCCGGGAGGGCGCCTCGCCTATATCACCTGCTCGCTGCTCGACGAGGAGAACGTCGCGCAGGTCCGCGCCTTCACCGGCCGTCATCCCGCCTTCCGCGCCCTGCCGCCGGCCGATACCGTGCTGGCGCTCGGCGAGCGCGGCATCGCCCTGCGCGAGGCCGCCATCGACCGCCCGGAGGGCCTGCTTCTCACCCCGCGTCGCACCCGGACCGACGGCTTCTTCGTCGCCGTCATGGTGCGCGCCGCCGCCGCCCGATAG
- the guaA gene encoding glutamine-hydrolyzing GMP synthase, translated as MTDSDTDTETLAATDAAAQHDTILIIDFGSQVTQLIARRVREEGVYSEIVPYQSAAEAVRRLNPVGIIFSGGPASVTDEGSPRAPQEAFDAGVPIFAICYGQQTAALQLGGEVEGGHAAEFGRAEVTVNKPSALYDGVWEVGGRYPVWMSHGDRVTRLPDGFEVVATSENAPCAVAVDEERRIYTTMFHPEVVHTPHGAALIRNFVRRISGARGDWGMKAYREEAIRRIREQVGNEKVICGLSGGVDSSVAAVLIHEAIGDQLTCVFVDHGLLRLGEAEKVVTLFRDAYNIPLVHVDAEELFLGALEGVTDPEVKRKTIGKLFIDVFEAEAKKIGGAAFLAQGTLYPDVIESVSFTGGPSVTIKSHHNVGGLPERMNMKLVEPLRELFKDEVRALGRELGLPEVFVGRHPFPGPGLAIRCPGEITREKLDILRLADEIYLEEIRRHGLYDEIWQAFAVILPVKTVGVMGDYRTYDYVVGLRAVTSVDGMTADFYPFDMAFLGRVATRIVNEVKGVNRVVYDVTSKPPGTIEWE; from the coding sequence ATGACCGACAGCGACACCGACACCGAGACCCTCGCCGCCACCGACGCCGCCGCGCAGCACGACACCATCCTCATCATCGACTTCGGCTCGCAGGTGACCCAGCTCATCGCCCGCCGGGTGCGCGAGGAGGGCGTCTATTCGGAGATCGTGCCCTATCAGAGCGCGGCCGAGGCGGTGCGACGGCTCAATCCCGTCGGCATCATCTTCTCCGGCGGCCCGGCTTCGGTGACGGACGAGGGCAGCCCGCGCGCGCCGCAGGAGGCGTTCGACGCCGGCGTGCCGATCTTCGCCATCTGCTACGGCCAGCAGACCGCGGCGCTGCAGCTCGGCGGCGAGGTCGAGGGCGGCCATGCTGCCGAATTCGGCCGCGCCGAGGTGACGGTGAACAAGCCGAGCGCGCTTTATGACGGCGTGTGGGAGGTCGGCGGCCGCTATCCGGTATGGATGAGCCATGGCGACCGCGTCACCCGCCTGCCTGATGGCTTCGAGGTGGTCGCCACCTCCGAGAACGCGCCTTGTGCCGTCGCGGTGGACGAGGAACGGCGCATCTACACCACCATGTTCCATCCCGAGGTGGTGCACACCCCGCACGGCGCGGCGCTGATCCGCAACTTCGTGCGCCGCATCTCCGGCGCGCGTGGCGACTGGGGCATGAAGGCGTATCGCGAAGAGGCGATCCGCCGCATCCGCGAGCAGGTCGGCAATGAGAAGGTCATCTGCGGCCTGTCCGGCGGTGTGGATTCCTCCGTCGCCGCGGTGCTGATCCACGAGGCGATCGGCGACCAGCTCACCTGCGTCTTCGTCGACCACGGCCTGCTGCGCCTCGGCGAGGCCGAGAAGGTCGTCACCCTGTTCCGCGACGCCTACAACATCCCGCTCGTCCATGTCGACGCGGAGGAGTTGTTCCTGGGCGCGCTGGAAGGCGTCACCGACCCCGAGGTCAAGCGCAAGACCATCGGCAAGCTGTTCATCGACGTGTTCGAGGCCGAGGCGAAGAAGATCGGCGGCGCCGCCTTCCTCGCCCAGGGCACGCTCTATCCCGATGTGATTGAGAGCGTCAGCTTCACTGGCGGCCCGTCGGTGACGATCAAGAGCCACCACAATGTCGGCGGCCTGCCCGAGCGCATGAACATGAAGCTCGTCGAGCCGCTGCGCGAGCTGTTCAAGGACGAGGTGCGCGCGCTCGGCCGCGAGCTCGGCCTGCCCGAGGTCTTCGTCGGCCGCCACCCCTTCCCGGGGCCGGGCCTGGCGATCCGCTGCCCCGGCGAGATCACCCGCGAGAAGCTCGACATATTGCGCCTCGCCGATGAGATCTACCTGGAGGAAATCCGCCGCCACGGCCTCTATGACGAGATCTGGCAGGCCTTCGCGGTGATCCTGCCGGTGAAGACGGTGGGCGTGATGGGCGACTACCGCACCTATGACTACGTGGTCGGCCTGCGCGCGGTGACGTCCGTGGACGGCATGACGGCGGACTTCTATCCCTTCGACATGGCCTTCCTCGGCCGCGTGGCGACCCGGATCGTCAACGAGGTGAAGGGCGTGAACCGGGTGGTCTACGACGTGACGTCGAAGCCGCCGGGAACGATCGAGTGGGAGTGA
- a CDS encoding putative bifunctional diguanylate cyclase/phosphodiesterase — MPAILIIDDSSTNRRIYSVLARRLQADVWVRTFENGQKALDWLSDNSADLIITDYKMPQMTGAELVAAVRALPRHRDVPIVVVTAYDDRNFRVASLEAGATDFLLSPVDHVEFLARARNLLKLRAQHLLIAEKAELLEINLNAKDLLLRESREALAQVIDTVPAFISAADLEGRCVLVNAQQAASIGRQPADLVGQPVEALLGEERALISRRLDQLVLRTSHALAPREEEVTTPAGEHRIYLTSKAPLHDGAGRITSILTTSIDITQRREAEKRLEYLASHDSLTGLPNRLMLRDHLRRELARGRRGDQNFALHFIDLDRFKAINDAHGHHRGDRLLQNVADSLTRLVGPSHTVARLGGDEFAVLQPDIDGPEDAERLARAILHMLTDEDAGPSAPRIGASIGITVAPLDGADPDELLRNSDQAMYLAKSLGGNTVRFFAADMAPRATQRAQMEGELRDALKRRDFVLYYQPLIDLRRNAVIGAEALLRWSHPQRGVLAPGAFLGLAEESGLIVPINEWVLREACRQGAQWRGAGLGPLRIAVNLSPIQFRRQQVGELVRDVLEDSGFPPDLLDLELTEGILIDYDETVTEQMHLLRSLGVSLSVDDFGTGYSSLNYIRNFPLHRLKIDRSFVKDLANDPRALAIVRTIIDLGHILNLQVVAEGVEEGAQLETLRAEGCDEVQGYYFSPPVPADVFARWLAQRDGERAVASAD; from the coding sequence ATGCCCGCAATACTAATAATCGACGACAGTTCCACGAATCGGCGCATCTACTCGGTCCTTGCGCGGCGGCTTCAAGCGGATGTCTGGGTGCGGACGTTCGAGAATGGCCAGAAAGCGTTGGATTGGCTGTCGGACAACAGCGCCGATCTGATCATCACCGACTACAAGATGCCGCAGATGACCGGCGCCGAGCTGGTCGCGGCCGTGCGTGCGCTGCCGCGGCATCGCGACGTGCCGATCGTGGTCGTCACCGCCTATGACGACCGCAATTTCAGGGTCGCCTCGCTGGAGGCGGGCGCCACGGATTTCCTGCTCAGCCCGGTCGACCATGTCGAGTTCCTCGCCCGGGCGCGAAACCTCCTGAAGCTGCGCGCCCAACACCTGCTGATCGCCGAGAAGGCGGAGCTGCTGGAAATAAACCTGAACGCCAAGGACCTGCTGCTGCGCGAGAGCCGCGAGGCGCTGGCGCAGGTGATCGACACCGTTCCCGCCTTCATCAGCGCCGCCGACCTCGAAGGCCGCTGCGTCCTCGTCAACGCGCAGCAGGCCGCCTCCATCGGCAGGCAGCCGGCCGACCTCGTCGGCCAACCCGTCGAGGCCCTGCTAGGAGAGGAGCGCGCGCTCATCAGCCGCCGGCTCGATCAACTGGTGCTCAGGACCAGCCACGCGCTGGCCCCGCGGGAGGAGGAGGTGACCACGCCGGCAGGCGAGCACCGCATCTACCTGACCAGCAAGGCGCCGCTCCATGATGGCGCGGGCCGCATCACCAGCATCCTCACCACCTCGATCGACATCACGCAGCGCCGCGAGGCCGAGAAGCGCCTCGAATATCTCGCCAGCCACGATTCCCTGACCGGGCTGCCGAACCGGCTGATGCTGCGCGATCACCTGCGCCGCGAACTCGCCCGCGGCCGCCGCGGTGACCAGAATTTCGCGCTGCACTTCATCGACCTCGATCGCTTCAAGGCGATCAACGACGCCCATGGCCATCACCGCGGCGACCGTCTGCTGCAGAACGTGGCCGACAGCCTCACGCGTCTGGTGGGCCCCAGCCATACGGTGGCGCGGCTCGGTGGCGACGAATTCGCGGTCCTCCAGCCGGATATAGACGGGCCGGAGGATGCCGAGCGGCTGGCCCGCGCCATCCTGCATATGCTGACCGATGAGGACGCTGGTCCCTCGGCGCCGCGGATCGGCGCGAGCATCGGCATCACCGTCGCTCCACTCGATGGCGCCGACCCGGACGAACTGCTGCGCAACTCCGATCAGGCGATGTATCTGGCGAAGTCGCTGGGCGGCAACACCGTGCGCTTCTTCGCCGCGGACATGGCGCCGCGCGCCACCCAGAGGGCGCAGATGGAGGGCGAACTGCGCGACGCGCTGAAGCGTCGCGACTTCGTTCTCTACTACCAGCCGCTGATCGATTTGCGCCGCAATGCGGTCATCGGCGCGGAAGCGCTGCTGCGCTGGTCGCATCCGCAACGCGGCGTATTGGCGCCGGGCGCCTTTCTCGGCCTTGCGGAAGAGAGCGGCCTGATCGTGCCGATCAACGAATGGGTGCTGCGGGAAGCGTGCCGGCAGGGCGCGCAATGGCGCGGGGCAGGCCTCGGCCCGTTGCGCATCGCCGTCAACCTTTCGCCAATCCAGTTCCGGCGCCAGCAGGTCGGCGAACTGGTGCGCGACGTCCTCGAGGACAGCGGCTTCCCGCCCGATCTGCTCGATCTGGAGCTGACCGAGGGCATCCTCATCGACTATGACGAGACAGTCACCGAGCAGATGCATCTGTTGCGCTCGCTCGGGGTGAGCCTGTCAGTGGACGATTTCGGGACCGGCTACTCCTCGCTGAACTACATCCGCAATTTTCCGTTGCACCGTCTCAAGATCGATCGGTCCTTCGTGAAGGACCTTGCCAACGATCCGCGGGCTCTGGCCATCGTGCGGACCATCATCGATCTCGGTCATATCCTGAACTTGCAGGTCGTGGCCGAGGGTGTGGAGGAGGGCGCGCAGCTGGAAACCCTTCGCGCGGAAGGCTGCGACGAGGTGCAGGGCTACTATTTCAGCCCGCCGGTTCCCGCGGACGTCTTCGCCCGCTGGCTGGCGCAGCGTGACGGCGAGCGCGCCGTCGCCAGCGCCGACTAG
- a CDS encoding hybrid sensor histidine kinase/response regulator has protein sequence MMAPLRWMASRLRNRPDSEHEMSFNRLVFAFIIVIVLLLNRRSGGVDNALDVMALYIPLALGVLAHILVWPGVSRGRRIFALLLDCGFLSWQLHLGGEIAALFFPIYLWVIFGNGFRFGLASLFTAIPVATLCFAAVVWTTPFWRQQWHLSLGLLIGLVILPAYAGTLIRKLSAATKVAEEASQAKSLFLASVSHELRTPLTAIVGMTGLLRTTSLASDQREMIETVEVATRSLRSLIDGLLDLSRIEAGRMPVPNEPFDLVALLLDARRLVEGQARERGLSFDIHVTPRTPLGLVGSRQHLHEALVNLVGNAVKFTQQGGVTLAVDAEPAEDGRLSLVIEVSDTGIGIAPGDQERIFEDFTQADASILNRFGGTGLGLAITRRLVALMGGTISVDSAPGKGSTFRFHVPVVPASEEPLIAEDRLGRAGAVLVCRDTARLSAVLSALAALRIEPLIADPRLGPARMFPPRAGNAIRLLLEPDIRNLPLLPPVADGAPPKALLLHPEAVQGLPSLEMRRRYASVLGANPTALELRRAMTLAIRGAAASSGEAVPVPPPAPRRPRRLLLADDNRVNQRVFQRILEGAGHSVRVVETGEQALDLLTDGADAFDLVLMDFNMPDMDGLEASKLYRMMSTGEDRLPIVGLTADATALRDSRWRDAGMDDCLIKPVEPAVLLAAIDRLARGGAPVIISGSRSVPRPRPAAGLPTLDEDAIESLRRLGGPQFANELMEDYLHDAEVIIGRIVATARRGDLAAFRNEAHALQSSSANVGAVALSALCGPWRELRADELRAGADDLERLARHELMRTRAAMATCSERLKGLG, from the coding sequence ATGATGGCACCTCTCCGCTGGATGGCGAGCCGGCTGCGCAACCGGCCCGACAGCGAGCACGAGATGAGCTTCAACCGGCTCGTCTTCGCCTTCATCATCGTCATCGTGCTGCTGCTGAACCGCAGAAGCGGCGGGGTCGACAACGCGCTCGACGTGATGGCGCTCTACATCCCGCTGGCGCTCGGCGTGCTCGCCCACATCCTCGTGTGGCCGGGCGTGTCGCGCGGGCGGCGGATCTTCGCGCTGCTGCTCGATTGCGGCTTCCTGTCCTGGCAGCTCCATCTGGGCGGCGAGATCGCCGCGCTGTTCTTCCCCATCTATCTCTGGGTGATCTTCGGCAACGGCTTCCGCTTCGGCCTCGCCTCGCTGTTCACCGCCATACCCGTCGCGACCTTGTGCTTCGCCGCGGTGGTCTGGACGACGCCGTTCTGGCGCCAGCAGTGGCATCTCTCGCTCGGGCTGCTGATCGGCCTCGTCATCCTGCCCGCCTATGCCGGAACGCTGATCCGCAAGCTGTCGGCGGCCACCAAGGTGGCCGAGGAGGCCAGCCAGGCCAAGAGCCTGTTCCTGGCGAGCGTCAGCCACGAGCTGCGCACGCCGCTGACCGCCATCGTCGGCATGACCGGCCTGCTGCGCACCACGTCGCTGGCGAGCGACCAGCGCGAGATGATCGAGACGGTGGAGGTCGCCACCCGTTCGCTGCGCTCGCTCATCGACGGTCTGCTCGACTTGTCCCGCATCGAGGCCGGCCGCATGCCGGTGCCGAACGAACCGTTCGATCTCGTCGCACTGCTTCTGGATGCGCGACGGCTGGTCGAAGGCCAGGCGCGCGAGCGTGGGCTGAGCTTCGACATCCATGTGACGCCGCGCACGCCGCTCGGTCTCGTCGGCAGCCGCCAGCATCTGCACGAGGCGCTGGTCAATCTCGTCGGCAACGCCGTGAAGTTCACCCAGCAGGGCGGTGTGACCCTGGCGGTGGACGCCGAGCCGGCCGAGGATGGGCGGCTGTCGCTTGTCATCGAGGTGAGCGACACCGGCATCGGCATCGCGCCAGGCGACCAGGAACGCATCTTCGAGGATTTCACACAGGCCGACGCCAGCATCCTCAACAGGTTCGGCGGTACGGGCCTCGGTCTTGCGATCACAAGGCGGCTGGTCGCCCTCATGGGCGGCACCATCTCGGTCGACAGCGCACCGGGCAAGGGCAGCACCTTCCGCTTCCACGTCCCCGTCGTGCCCGCGAGCGAGGAGCCCTTGATCGCGGAGGACAGGCTGGGCCGGGCCGGTGCCGTGCTGGTCTGCCGCGACACGGCCCGGCTCTCGGCCGTGCTTTCAGCGCTCGCGGCGCTGCGGATCGAGCCTCTCATCGCCGATCCGCGCCTCGGGCCGGCCCGCATGTTCCCACCGCGGGCGGGTAACGCCATCCGGCTGCTGCTCGAGCCCGATATCCGCAATCTGCCCCTGCTGCCACCCGTCGCCGACGGCGCGCCGCCAAAGGCGCTGCTGCTGCATCCCGAGGCTGTACAGGGGCTGCCGTCGCTCGAGATGCGCCGCCGCTATGCCAGCGTGCTCGGTGCCAATCCGACGGCGCTCGAGCTGCGCCGGGCCATGACGCTGGCGATACGGGGCGCCGCCGCATCGTCCGGGGAGGCGGTTCCCGTCCCGCCACCGGCGCCGCGCCGGCCGCGCCGCCTGCTCCTCGCCGACGACAACCGGGTGAACCAGCGGGTCTTCCAGCGCATTCTCGAAGGCGCCGGCCATTCGGTGCGGGTCGTGGAAACGGGGGAGCAGGCGCTCGACCTCCTGACGGACGGTGCCGACGCCTTCGATCTCGTGCTGATGGACTTCAACATGCCCGACATGGATGGGCTGGAGGCCAGCAAGCTCTACCGGATGATGTCCACAGGCGAGGACCGGCTGCCCATCGTCGGCCTCACCGCCGATGCCACCGCGCTACGCGACAGCCGGTGGCGCGATGCCGGCATGGATGATTGCCTGATCAAGCCGGTGGAGCCCGCCGTGCTGCTGGCGGCGATCGACCGCCTGGCGCGGGGTGGCGCGCCCGTGATCATCTCCGGGTCGCGCAGCGTTCCCCGGCCGAGGCCCGCCGCCGGGCTTCCGACGCTGGACGAGGACGCCATCGAGAGCTTACGCCGTCTCGGCGGGCCGCAATTCGCGAACGAGCTGATGGAGGATTATCTCCACGATGCGGAGGTGATTATCGGCCGGATCGTCGCGACCGCGCGGCGCGGCGACCTCGCGGCGTTTCGCAACGAGGCGCATGCGCTGCAGAGCAGTTCGGCAAATGTGGGCGCCGTCGCCCTCAGCGCTCTGTGCGGGCCGTGGCGCGAGCTGCGCGCCGACGAATTGCGCGCCGGCGCCGACGATCTCGAACGGCTGGCCCGCCATGAGCTGATGCGCACGCGGGCGGCCATGGCGACCTGTTCCGAGCGCCTGAAGGGGCTGGGCTGA
- a CDS encoding crotonase/enoyl-CoA hydratase family protein — MRTIHASGYDNLRLDIDTINAICWCFMRPVGKPSYTHELMGDIGLLQAAITRGFTDLPLAAAPFSWFVMASDVPGIYNLGGDLGHFAERIRTRDLDAMRHYGHVAVTAIHRNAVAFDSPVVTMALVQGDALGGGFEHALSFDLIVAERSAKMGLPEILFNMFPGMGAYSFLSRRMDRAKAEALILSGRVHTAEELYEMGVVDVLAEDGQGQQAAIDYIARHSRKHNAHLAVYRARRRVNPVTLEELIDVVDIWAEAALNLTEADLRKMDRLCAAQNKRLAGLEAPVPMLTAAE; from the coding sequence GTGCGTACGATCCACGCCAGCGGCTATGACAACCTCCGACTGGATATAGATACCATCAACGCCATCTGCTGGTGCTTCATGCGGCCGGTCGGCAAGCCGTCCTACACGCATGAGTTGATGGGCGACATCGGCCTGCTCCAGGCGGCGATCACCCGCGGCTTCACGGACCTGCCGCTGGCGGCGGCGCCGTTCTCCTGGTTCGTCATGGCCTCCGACGTGCCGGGTATCTACAATCTCGGCGGCGACCTCGGCCATTTCGCGGAACGCATCCGCACCCGCGACCTCGACGCGATGCGCCATTACGGCCATGTCGCCGTCACGGCGATCCACCGCAACGCGGTCGCCTTCGATTCGCCGGTGGTGACGATGGCCCTCGTGCAGGGCGACGCGCTGGGCGGCGGCTTCGAGCACGCCCTTTCCTTCGACCTCATCGTGGCCGAGCGCAGCGCGAAGATGGGCCTGCCGGAGATCCTGTTCAACATGTTCCCCGGCATGGGCGCCTACAGCTTCCTGTCGCGGCGGATGGACCGGGCCAAGGCCGAGGCGCTGATCCTCTCCGGCCGGGTCCACACCGCCGAGGAGCTCTACGAAATGGGCGTGGTGGACGTGCTGGCCGAGGACGGCCAGGGCCAGCAGGCGGCGATCGACTACATCGCCCGGCACAGCCGCAAGCATAACGCCCATCTCGCGGTCTACCGGGCGCGCCGCCGGGTGAATCCGGTAACGCTGGAAGAGCTGATCGACGTCGTCGACATCTGGGCCGAGGCCGCGCTGAACCTGACGGAGGCGGACCTGCGCAAGATGGACCGGCTCTGCGCCGCCCAGAACAAGCGGCTAGCCGGCCTGGAGGCTCCCGTGCCGATGCTCACGGCCGCCGAATGA
- a CDS encoding CBS domain-containing protein: MSVLDLWPKEITPAVTMPADATVEQATSLMSFAGLPAVILVRAEGHPVGVLGRSQLITAIAGAAYHRAALAEASLGMDAYPQIDCEASPVAILRLALASDCETVMLTRGGQAVGFLDLIDILETTRDAPPH, encoded by the coding sequence ATGAGCGTACTCGACCTGTGGCCGAAAGAAATAACGCCAGCGGTGACGATGCCGGCGGACGCGACGGTTGAGCAAGCCACGTCGCTTATGAGCTTCGCGGGCCTTCCCGCGGTGATCCTCGTGCGTGCCGAAGGACACCCGGTCGGCGTGCTGGGCCGGTCCCAGCTGATCACGGCCATCGCCGGCGCGGCGTACCATCGCGCGGCGCTCGCCGAGGCGAGCCTCGGCATGGACGCCTATCCGCAGATCGATTGCGAGGCGTCGCCCGTCGCCATCCTGCGCCTCGCGCTCGCGAGCGACTGCGAAACGGTGATGTTGACCAGGGGCGGCCAGGCCGTCGGCTTTCTCGACCTGATCGACATTCTCGAGACGACCAGGGACGCGCCGCCGCACTAG